Within Bacillus solimangrovi, the genomic segment ACGTGGTGAGCAGTATTGGGAGAATGGCAATGTATCACTTGTATCTATTACAGAAGATGGTAGAAATGCTGAAGCAATCGTTACAGGTAACGTTGATTATGGAGTTAAAGTCGAACTAATTGGGAATCGAATCAGTGCGGACTGTAATTGTCCAGCTTATAATTCCTATCCTTCATGGTGTAAACATATTACCGCTGCTCTGTTAGAAATTCATGAACTAACGACATACGGAGAAATTGATAAATACTTTATTCGATCTGAAGGGATATCTCCGGCAATTAGTGCGTATGAGAAGCGTAAGACAGATGATGTGATTCGTTTGTTTAAAAAATTTCACATACAAACTCAATATAGAGAAGGAAAAGGCAAAGAACCAGTTAGAGTTGAATATATTTTGAAAATGATCCCATCAATTGATCAAACAATGATGGGGTTAGAGGTAAAGGTTGGTCCAAAGCGTACATATGTTGTCAAGAATATAAAGCAGTTTCTTTTAAATGTAGTAAATGAACGCATTCACCCTTTTACAAAAACTTTTACATATGATCCTAATTTGCACACCTTTTCAGACGTAGATCAGGAAATAATTGAACAGCTTCTTCAAATTGTAGAGAATCAGACTTTCTATAAGCATTCTCCCAATACATACATGATGTCATATGAGGATAATAATCGAATGATGATGATTCCACCATTCGCTGCCAAGTCGCTTTTTTCTAAACTTCATAATAGTGATGCTGTTATTGAAAATTTTGATGGAGAATTGAAAACATTCAAATGGGAAAAAAATGCACCAAATTTTCAATTTCGTGTAGAGAAAGATGGAGAAAAAGGTTTTCAATTAAGAGTGGATGCATTAGGGGATACGGAAGTTATTGAGGCTTATGGTTACATTTATCAAAATGGTGTACTGTATGATGTACCAACGATGCAACTTGAAATGGTTAAGGAAATGAAAGATGTATTGCCATCAGAGGATCGATTACATATTACCGCTGATCAAATGGAAGGCATGGTCTCAAACGTATTACCTGCGCTTAAAAAAATAGGTGATGTTCAGATTAGTGAACATGTTTCAGAGAAAATTCAAGCTCCGCCATTAGAAGTTAAAATCGAAATTGATTTAGAAGGTGAAAGGTTAACAGCAAAACCTTACTTTCAATATGGTGAAGTAAAGATTCATCCTTTATTAGAAAACTCACCTGATAATATGAATAAACATGTAATTTTGATGAGAGATGTAGAAAAAGAAAATAAAGTTCTTTCGATCTTAGAAGAAACACCTTTTCGTTGGAATGGTCATGAGCTATTTATTCAAAATGAAGAGGATGTGTATGAGTTCTTATTCGATTCATTACCACAACTTCAAGGAGTTGCTGAGCTTTATTTAACATCAAGTGTTCAGAACTTATTATCTGTTCAAAATTATGTTCCAGAAACGAAGATCGATGTTCATTCATCGTCACGATTATTAGAGATTAACTTCAGTATGAATGGGATTAGTAATGAAGATGTGGCAACAATTTTAAAGTCAGTTGTTGAGAAAAAGAAGTATTTTAGATTAGAAAATGGAAGCTTTGTGTCATTAGAGCAAGATGAATTTCAATCGATTTCACATTTATTTGAGGATCTAAACTTGAAAAAGTCAGATATACGTGGTGATTCGTTAGAACTTCCTGCTATGCATGCTCTTCAAGTTGAGGACTTTGCGTCACAGCATCGCCAATCATTAAAGGTTGGTAAAAATTTGCGTCAGTTATTAGATGACATGAAACACCCAGACAATCTTGATTTTGACGTTCCAAACACGTTAAATGGTTCGCTTAGAGATTACCAAAAATGGGGTTTTCAATGGTTAAAAACATTAGCTCATTATCACTTCGGTGGCATTCTAGCGGATGATATGGGACTAGGTAAAACGATACAAAGTATTTCGTATATTTTATCTGAACAAAAAAATAGTGAAGGGAAAGCAGCACTTATTGTTGCACCTGCTTCACTCGTCTACAATTGGCGAAACGAATGTCGTAAATTTGCTCCATCATTAAGTGTTGGAATAGCTGCTGGAGACAAAACTGAACGAAACAAAATTATGGAGCAATTGGATCAGTATGATGTTGTTGTTACCTCGTATCCACTCATACGGAGGGATTTAGAGTTGTATGAGAACAAGCATTTTCATACACTTATCTTAGATGAAGCACAAGCGATAAAAAATGAACAAACACAAACTGCACAGGCAGTTAAATCGATAAAGGCGACACGTCGATTTGCATTAAGTGGAACACCGATTGAAAATACGTTGGATGAACTTTGGTCAATCTTTCAGACGATTATGCCAGGTTTTTTCCCAGGAAAGCAGGCATTCCGTAAACTATCACAAGAAAGAATTGCTAAAATGGTACGCCCGTTTATATTACGTCGTATGAAAAAGGACGTTTTAAAGGAGTTACCAGAAAAGATCGAAACGGTTCAAGTATCGGAATTAAGCACAGATCAAAAAGCGCTGTATCTAGGTTATTTAGAGCAGATTCAGAGTGAAGCGAAAGAGGCAATTAACAGTGGCGATATGCAACGAAACAGAATGAAGATCTTAGCAGGACTTACACGATTACGTCAGTTATGCTGTCATCCTGGTACGTTCATTGATAATTATGAAGGAAGTTCAGGTAAGTTAGAGCAACTGCTCGAAATAATTGCTGAAGGTCAGGCTTCAGGTCGAAGAATCCTCGTTTTCTCACAATTCACATCTATGTTACGCATTATTCGTACAGAATTAGAAAAGTCTGAACGTAGCTACTTTTACTTAGATGGTTCCACGCCTGGTCAAGAGCGCGTAGAAATGACAGAGCAGTTTAATAATGGTGAAAAAGATATCTTCCTCGTATCATTAAAAGCGGGGGGAACAGGCTTGAATTTAACTGGAGCAGATACGGTTATCCTATATGATTTGTGGTGGAATCCTGCTGTTGATAGCCAGGCTATCGACCGTGCATATCGGATTGGACAGAAAAATGTTGTGCAAGTTATCCGATTAATTACTCAAGGTACGATTGAAGAAAAAATCTATGAATTACAACAGAAGAAACGGGAATTAATTGAGAAGGTTATTCAGCCTGGAGAAACAATGCTTTCAAGTTTGTCTGAGGAAGAAATTCGTGAGCTATTAAGCTTATCAACAACATAATAAGCAATAAAACGGATAAGTCAAAGTAAAGGCTTATCCGTTTTATGTATATGATATGTTAATTAACCATTAGTATAAGAAGGGAAAGTTCAACTTTAAACGTAAGTGAAATCATCTTAAACATGTTATTGGTTAAATAATTGTTACTTGAAAGAAGAATCATAGAGTTATAAAGTGAACAATTATACTGGCAGTGAAATAGATTTTTGATACAAAGGAAGGACGGTCTCAAAAGTTGTTTTTACTACTTTGAGGAATTCATCCCCATTTTGAAGAAGTGGATCATTTGCTGCAATATGTTTCCCAATTAAAAACTCCCCTTTTTTTACATCTCGAAAGCGCTCGAGTGCGGATTGTAAGTCAATGTCAGCAAGTGATTGGGCTGACTTTTGTGTATGGTCAAGAGAGATGACATAATCTGAAGGGATAGTATTACGAAATGAAATGATATCTTTTAAGAAGCCATTCGCAATTTCCGTTTTATGTGGTAGCTCATAAATATAAGCAAGCCAGATGAAAACATGGTCATCAAAAATGCCAATTTGAAAGTGAGGGTGTTTTTTATATCCACGTTTGTTATTAGCAATTGCAAGCCAAGTATCCTTTGGTGGGTTCTTCGTACGACGAGCATGTTTTGCAATATGAAGATACATTTCATTACCAGCAATTGCAGATAAGTCATCAGTTAATACATTACCGATAGCTTTAAATTTTGGTTGAATTCGTTCTCGAATTGCGCTCATTCGCTCATCTAAGCCTTCAATTTGAAATACATCAAAATCAGATTGATTAAAACCTTCGAATTTCATTCTAAATCTCCTCTTCTTATCGTTTTTCACCAGTTTACCACATTGTTTGTAAATAAATAAAATTTGTAGGTTTGAAATAGTGTGTTAGGAGGGAAAATATAGACAAATAACCAATTTTGTTCCACTGAATTGCTTATGTGCATAAAATATAGCAAGTCTTACATTTTTCTAAGTCATGTATTAGCAAGTTAGTGTTTAAACGTATATGAATTAATATCAGAATATTTCGTCATTTGTCTTATTAATCTAACATTAAATTAGTGAAGGGGTGTAAAACATGAAACAAGTTATGGATGTTTATAAAAGAACCGATGCGGAGAAGAGAATTCCAGTTTTACGTCTTGAAATTGATTATGAGTTAGCAACCCTTTATGAAGCACTATCGACAGAGAATGAGGAGCAAATCAAAAAATCAAAGGAAAAGTTGGAGCGTTATCGGCGTGAAATGATTCGGTTAGAAGCATGATGAATGGAAATAAACAATATGATAACAATGATATTTTGAAGACGGACCTTTTTTAATTAGGTTCGTCATTTTATGTTCATATTGTATGTTTTTCAATGAGTTAAACGTCAAGTATAATGAAAGTAATGACTTATGATAACCTTTAATAATGGAAATGATGTTACAGTTCTTTGTAAATGGGACAAGAATTGAAAGAGATATGGATAAAGGGGATGGATTAGTGACAATTGCATGGGAAGAAATTTATTACAATACACAAAAATGGATGAGAGAAGCTGGGGAACAGATTCGAGCTTCATTTGCAGATACGTTAACAATTGATTATAAGTTGGATGCGTCTGATCTTGTGACGAACATGGATAAGCAGACAGAACAATTTTTTATTGAAAAGATAAATGAAACGTACCCAGAGCATCGTATCATGGGAGAAGAAGGGTATGGAGATGTTGTTGAAACTGTAAATGGAACGATATGGATTATTGACCCGATTGATGGAACGGTTAATTTTGTTCATATGAAGAGGCACTTTGCGATTTCTATCGGTATTTATCATGAAGGTGAAGGTGTCATTGGTATGATATATGACGTGGTGAATGATGAGTTATATCATGCTCAAAAAGGCAAAGGAGCTTTTGTGGACGATCAGAAATTACCTATGCTTGAAGAAATTAAAGTTGACAGTGCTGTAGTTAGTATGAATGCTGCTTGGGCGATTCCAAACCGTCTTATCGAACCACAACTTATTCCACCACTAGTGAATGACTTACGTGGGACACGCTCAATTGGTTCAGCAGCAATCGAGATGGTTTATGTTGCATCAGGGAAAATCGATGGTTATTTGACATTAAGACTATCACCGTGGGATTTTGCTGCTGGTAAAATTTTGATTGAAGAAGTTGGTGGAAAAACATCAAACGTGAATGGAGAGCCATTAAATATTCTTGAAAAAAGTACTGTTTTTGTAGCAAAGCCTGGTTTACATGAGCAGATTGTTAACAATTATTTAAAAAAGGAAAGTAAATAAAATTTTTTGTGTTATAAAGATAAAAGCAACAAATTCACTATGCATAGAATTTGTTGCTTTTATACAGTTAGATTAAATGAGTATCATGTCAAATTAAGTTTAAGTATTTCTGAATTGAAACTAAGTATATAAAAAATCGTACAAGGTACATTAATGCAAAGTTCACTTATTAATGTTTTACTTTATAATTTTCCAGCTTCACGATATCTTTTCTTAGTTTTAAATCCAGCCCCCATAAAAAGAGTAGCAACGACGATGAACATTGTAATTCCAAAGATGCTCTGTTCTCCTACTGCAAATCCAACACCGACAAGGCATGCTGTAACAGCAAATGCATAGCCTAAGAAAACCCACTTAACATTCTTCATGAAAATACCTCCTAAAAAACCGTTCGTTATTGTACGTCTTCTATCATATCAGAAAGGATACAATAATGAATAGTTATATTGGATGTTCAAAAAGTCCGGGAAAAATGACTGTCGAATAATGCATTGTCTTGCTTTTCTGCTCCTCATGTACCCAACAAGCGTACATTCTGGTGCTCAAAGCTTCGCAGCCTTGTTCTTCTCCTCCCTTTTTGTCCTTCTTTTTGAACTCGTTCTAATACAATTATCGACAAAGTGTGATATACTTGTTTAGTTATGAATTTGTATCGATAGAGTAGGAGTGGAATTAATTTGAATAAACGCGAAGATTTACGCAATATTGCGATTATAGCTCACGTTGACCACGGGAAAACAACATTAGTAGACCAATTGTTACATCAGTCAGGTACATTCCGTGAGAATGAGCAAGTAGATGAACGAGCTATGGACTCAAATGACATTGAACGTGAGCGTGGTATTACAATTTTAGCTAAGAATACTGCGATCAATTATGAAGATAAACGAATTAACATTATGGATACACCAGGACATGCTGACTTCGGTGGTGAAGTTGAGCGAATCATGAAAATGGTTGATGGTGTATTACTTGTTGTTGATGCATATGAAGGCTGTATGCCACAAACACGTTTTGTATTACGAAAAGCACTAGAACAGAATTTGACACCAATTGTTGTCGTTAATAAAATTGACCGTCCAGCAGCTCGTCCTGCTGAAGTAGTTGATGAAGTTCTAGAATTATTAATTGAATTAGATGCAAATGATGAACAATTAGAATTTCCAGTTGTGTATGCATCTGCATTAAATGGAATTGCAGGTAATGATCCTGAGAATTTAGAAGAAACGATGACACCTCTTTTAGATTCTATCATCGAGCATATTCCAGCACCGATTGATAATAGTGAAGAACCACTACAATTCCAAGTTGCCATGCTTGATTATAACGATTATGTCGGACGTATCGGGGTTGGTCGTGTCGTTCGTGGAACGATGAAAGTAGGCGATCAAGTAGCCCTTATGAAATTAGATGGTAGTGTTAAGAAGTTCCGAGTAACAAAATTATTCGGCTTCCACGGTTTACGACGCATTGAAATTAACGAGGTAAAGGCAGGAGATCTTGCTGCTGTTGCAGGTATGGAAGAGATCAACGTAGGTGAAACAGTTTGTCCTGTTGACCACCAAGATGCATTACCACCACTGCGTATTGATGAGCCAACATTACAAATGACATTCTTAGTAAATAATAGTCCATTTGCTGGCAGAGAAGGTAAATTTGTTACAAGTCGTCAAATCGAAGATCGTCTTCGTTCAGAGCTTGAAACAGATGTAAGTTTGAAGGTTGAAAATACTGAATCACCTGATGTATGGAAAGTAAGTGGTCGTGGAGAACTTCACTTATCGATTCTTATTGAAAATATGCGTCGCGAAGGATATGAGCTACAAGTATCTAAACCTGAAGTTATTGTTCGTGAGATTGATGGTGTTAAATGTGAGCCTGTTGAGCATGTTCAAGTTGATGTACCTGAAGAATATACAGGTCCAGTAATGGAATCACTTGGTGCTCGTAAAGGTGAAATGGTTAATATGGTTAACAACGGAAATGGGCAAGTTCGTCTTGAATTTAAGGTGCCTGCTCGTGGACTTATCGGTTACCGTACAGAGTTCTTAACTCAAACACGTGGTTATGGTGTGTTGAACCACTCATTTGATAGCTATCAACCACTTGCAACAGGATATGTTGGCGGACGCCGTTCAGGTGTACTTGTATCACTTGAAAAAGGAAAAGCAACACAATATAGCTTAATGTCTCTAGAAGACCGTGGTGTTATCTTTGTTGAACCAGGAACGGAAGTATATATGGGAATGATTGTTGGTGAACATAATCGAGATAATGATTTAACGGTTAACGTCGTTAAAGAGAAACACTTAACAAACGTTCGCTCAGCTACAAAAGACCAAACTTCTGTTATGAATAAAGCACGTAAAATGTCATTAGAAGAATCACTTCAGTTCTTGGCTGATGATGAATATTGTGAGATCACGCCGGAATCAATTCGTTTGCGTAAGAAAATCCTTGAAAAA encodes:
- a CDS encoding DEAD/DEAH box helicase, with the protein product MRTLFDLTIQDIRKECNNIRVFQRGEQYWENGNVSLVSITEDGRNAEAIVTGNVDYGVKVELIGNRISADCNCPAYNSYPSWCKHITAALLEIHELTTYGEIDKYFIRSEGISPAISAYEKRKTDDVIRLFKKFHIQTQYREGKGKEPVRVEYILKMIPSIDQTMMGLEVKVGPKRTYVVKNIKQFLLNVVNERIHPFTKTFTYDPNLHTFSDVDQEIIEQLLQIVENQTFYKHSPNTYMMSYEDNNRMMMIPPFAAKSLFSKLHNSDAVIENFDGELKTFKWEKNAPNFQFRVEKDGEKGFQLRVDALGDTEVIEAYGYIYQNGVLYDVPTMQLEMVKEMKDVLPSEDRLHITADQMEGMVSNVLPALKKIGDVQISEHVSEKIQAPPLEVKIEIDLEGERLTAKPYFQYGEVKIHPLLENSPDNMNKHVILMRDVEKENKVLSILEETPFRWNGHELFIQNEEDVYEFLFDSLPQLQGVAELYLTSSVQNLLSVQNYVPETKIDVHSSSRLLEINFSMNGISNEDVATILKSVVEKKKYFRLENGSFVSLEQDEFQSISHLFEDLNLKKSDIRGDSLELPAMHALQVEDFASQHRQSLKVGKNLRQLLDDMKHPDNLDFDVPNTLNGSLRDYQKWGFQWLKTLAHYHFGGILADDMGLGKTIQSISYILSEQKNSEGKAALIVAPASLVYNWRNECRKFAPSLSVGIAAGDKTERNKIMEQLDQYDVVVTSYPLIRRDLELYENKHFHTLILDEAQAIKNEQTQTAQAVKSIKATRRFALSGTPIENTLDELWSIFQTIMPGFFPGKQAFRKLSQERIAKMVRPFILRRMKKDVLKELPEKIETVQVSELSTDQKALYLGYLEQIQSEAKEAINSGDMQRNRMKILAGLTRLRQLCCHPGTFIDNYEGSSGKLEQLLEIIAEGQASGRRILVFSQFTSMLRIIRTELEKSERSYFYLDGSTPGQERVEMTEQFNNGEKDIFLVSLKAGGTGLNLTGADTVILYDLWWNPAVDSQAIDRAYRIGQKNVVQVIRLITQGTIEEKIYELQQKKRELIEKVIQPGETMLSSLSEEEIRELLSLSTT
- a CDS encoding DUF1054 domain-containing protein; translated protein: MKFEGFNQSDFDVFQIEGLDERMSAIRERIQPKFKAIGNVLTDDLSAIAGNEMYLHIAKHARRTKNPPKDTWLAIANNKRGYKKHPHFQIGIFDDHVFIWLAYIYELPHKTEIANGFLKDIISFRNTIPSDYVISLDHTQKSAQSLADIDLQSALERFRDVKKGEFLIGKHIAANDPLLQNGDEFLKVVKTTFETVLPLYQKSISLPV
- a CDS encoding YlaF family protein; the protein is MKNVKWVFLGYAFAVTACLVGVGFAVGEQSIFGITMFIVVATLFMGAGFKTKKRYREAGKL
- a CDS encoding inositol monophosphatase family protein, producing MDKGDGLVTIAWEEIYYNTQKWMREAGEQIRASFADTLTIDYKLDASDLVTNMDKQTEQFFIEKINETYPEHRIMGEEGYGDVVETVNGTIWIIDPIDGTVNFVHMKRHFAISIGIYHEGEGVIGMIYDVVNDELYHAQKGKGAFVDDQKLPMLEEIKVDSAVVSMNAAWAIPNRLIEPQLIPPLVNDLRGTRSIGSAAIEMVYVASGKIDGYLTLRLSPWDFAAGKILIEEVGGKTSNVNGEPLNILEKSTVFVAKPGLHEQIVNNYLKKESK
- the typA gene encoding translational GTPase TypA, producing MNKREDLRNIAIIAHVDHGKTTLVDQLLHQSGTFRENEQVDERAMDSNDIERERGITILAKNTAINYEDKRINIMDTPGHADFGGEVERIMKMVDGVLLVVDAYEGCMPQTRFVLRKALEQNLTPIVVVNKIDRPAARPAEVVDEVLELLIELDANDEQLEFPVVYASALNGIAGNDPENLEETMTPLLDSIIEHIPAPIDNSEEPLQFQVAMLDYNDYVGRIGVGRVVRGTMKVGDQVALMKLDGSVKKFRVTKLFGFHGLRRIEINEVKAGDLAAVAGMEEINVGETVCPVDHQDALPPLRIDEPTLQMTFLVNNSPFAGREGKFVTSRQIEDRLRSELETDVSLKVENTESPDVWKVSGRGELHLSILIENMRREGYELQVSKPEVIVREIDGVKCEPVEHVQVDVPEEYTGPVMESLGARKGEMVNMVNNGNGQVRLEFKVPARGLIGYRTEFLTQTRGYGVLNHSFDSYQPLATGYVGGRRSGVLVSLEKGKATQYSLMSLEDRGVIFVEPGTEVYMGMIVGEHNRDNDLTVNVVKEKHLTNVRSATKDQTSVMNKARKMSLEESLQFLADDEYCEITPESIRLRKKILEKGERERAEKRKKVQDKE